TTCGTCTTGTGATTATACTCCCCCGTGATGCATTCCGTGACGTCATGGCTTTCCTCGACGAGGAGATGAAGGTTATTGGGCACCTGAACGAGGCGGCCTTCAAAAGGTCTGCGGAGAAGAGGAAATATATCTGTCTTGGGATTGACAAGGTCATGCTTCAGCCCATGAGTTATGGCCCACAAGAACTCCTCGTCTtccgagaagaagaagatgtccAGATAGGGGAACTTGAATGGCTTGTCTGGAAAAGCGTGAGAAGCACTGAGGTAAAACTTCCACTGGACGTCGCTGGGAGCAAACAGTTCGAATCCggggacagaggagagaacagCGTGCAGCTCTCGCCACTGTGACGCGTTCACCACGATGTCTATGTCGTCATCCCACGGTACCATGCCGTGGTGACGTCGCACTCCCATCAGTGACGCCTCGAACACGAAGTACGTCACGCCCGCCGCGTCACACACACGCGTAAAGACGTCCAACGCCAAAAGTAGCTGGGCTTTTTCGTAAGGAGTCAGAATGGGTCGGAAAGCGTTCAGAACACGAGAATATTCCTTCCACGACGAGTCTGTGCGAAGTGATGACCCCGTATCCCTCAGTTCCTTGAAAAACTCAGGGTAATGCTCACCCGTCGACTTGTTCATAGATGTTTCAACGACCCTGGTCAAGTCTATGACACTGTATGTTTCGCCCATATTCACTTGATTGATTTTCTTCAACAACTGTTGTCTGCTGATTTTGTTTAACTCCTCAACAGGAAAGTGTTGTGCCTCGCCGATGACGCGGACGAGATGTGATAAATCCGCCTCTCTCCAGGAAACTGGGACAAAGAAGATAACAAGGAGGTGCCAAGTCAAGATAATAAGTAATAAGAAGATGGTGCAGGTCACTGGCTTCTTGGCACGGGATAGGCCACGCCTGGGATGACGGAAGAGATCTTTCATTTTcctgaaattaaaaaaagagagTAAAGAacattgatgatgatgacgatgacgatgacgatgatgatgatgatgatgatgatgacgacgacgacgacgatgatgatgatgatgatgatgatgatgatgatgatgatgatgatgatgatggtgaggaggagaaggaggaggaggaggaggaagaggggggaggaggaagagggcAAATGCAGGTAATGGTAATGATGATCAACTGTGTTCAATTTCTTAATCAGGCTGTCAGAGCAATTAAACAATCATTCGATCAATACAATTTGTTTTGGTTGGTTACGCAAGAAAATTGTACAAGATGGTATGTTAGTCCCTTTTGGCATACCGCACACAGTCTTCAGCCCCAGGTCgtgatcacgggaaatgttaattacattttggcgggagatgcgaactgacaaaGCGCTTAAAGTTTCGTTTGGCATGCAACACTAAAAGTATGTGTGGTCATCTGTGTTTTGTAAAGCTTTTGATTGCTTATGTCGTTAGCTGTGACGgaaagacaaatcgttgcttcaggaatgctgtgagctgcactgcaTTTGTAAAAGACACCTTTGGCTCATGGTTCAATGAATTCATAAACAAATTCTCACTTTGCACAAAAAGCAGTCATGATGttaattttggtatgtgaccaagaagagggatggtcttatccgatATAGAAGCCATGTCGGGCCGATTCACACGCTAAAGACTGTGCCTTTCACGTTCAAGTACTAGTGAACTATCAAAAACTTCATCACAGCATCCATTTCtcaatgaagaaagagagagagacacagagattgGGGGCGGTTGTTGTCTTATTTTCGTACGTAACCAGCAGATATATATTGATTTTCGTGTTAAAGACACATTATGCGCTCACTACaccactgagagacagacagc
This DNA window, taken from Littorina saxatilis isolate snail1 unplaced genomic scaffold, US_GU_Lsax_2.0 scaffold_3050, whole genome shotgun sequence, encodes the following:
- the LOC138956679 gene encoding uncharacterized protein, producing MGETYSVIDLTRVVETSMNKSTGEHYPEFFKELRDTGSSLRTDSSWKEYSRVLNAFRPILTPYEKAQLLLALDVFTRVCDAAGVTYFVFEASLMGVRRHHGMVPWDDDIDIVVNASQWRELHAVLSSVPGFELFAPSDVQWKFYLSASHAFPDKPFKFPYLDIFFFSEDEEFLWAITHGLKHDLVNPKTDIFPLLRRPFEGRLVQVPNNLHLLVEESHDVTECITGEYNHKTNERFKYLGKVSVLCSVLYNVYPFVERQRIGQERVQETLKIGEKVLHRMTFEERG